A region of Diospyros lotus cultivar Yz01 chromosome 3, ASM1463336v1, whole genome shotgun sequence DNA encodes the following proteins:
- the LOC127797733 gene encoding KH domain-containing protein At4g18375-like isoform X4, which translates to MPPVLSIPLLSYEERTENGNGLHMLYSSSLDSYGSLSMGDTDYGSLSSYSSKLLPPPSTLEMIVPAHAVGKVMGKGGANIDNICKVDWQLKLLLYGSSWIYDAGLLPNWTFRLEK; encoded by the exons ATGCCTCCAgttttgtctattcctcttttGAGTTATGAGGAGAGGACTGAAAATGGGAATGGATTGCACATGCTTTATTCGAGCAGTCTCGATAGCTATGGATCTCTATCG ATGGGCGACACTGATTATGGATCTTTGTCTTCATACTCATCAAAGCT ATTGCCTCCTCCATCAACTCTGGAGATGATCGTTCCTGCTCATGCAGTGGGTAAAGTTATGGGAAAAGGCGGGGCTAATATTGATAACATCTGCAAA GTGGATTGGCAGCTGAAGCTTCTGCTGTACGGTAGTAGTTGGATATATGATG CTGGTCTGCTTCCCAACTGGACATTTCGGCTGGAGAAATAG
- the LOC127797733 gene encoding KH domain-containing protein At4g18375-like isoform X3 gives MPPVLSIPLLSYEERTENGNGLHMLYSSSLDSYGSLSMGDTDYGSLSSYSSKLLPPPSTLEMIVPAHAVGKVMGKGGANIDNICKLVCFPTGHFGWRNSSADETSFDHCECEEGQE, from the exons ATGCCTCCAgttttgtctattcctcttttGAGTTATGAGGAGAGGACTGAAAATGGGAATGGATTGCACATGCTTTATTCGAGCAGTCTCGATAGCTATGGATCTCTATCG ATGGGCGACACTGATTATGGATCTTTGTCTTCATACTCATCAAAGCT ATTGCCTCCTCCATCAACTCTGGAGATGATCGTTCCTGCTCATGCAGTGGGTAAAGTTATGGGAAAAGGCGGGGCTAATATTGATAACATCTGCAAA CTGGTCTGCTTCCCAACTGGACATTTCGGCTGGAGAAATAGTTCTGCTGATGAGACAAGTTTTGATCACTGCGAATGTGAGGAAGGCCAAGAGTGA
- the LOC127797733 gene encoding KH domain-containing protein At4g18375-like isoform X2 gives MPPVLSIPLLSYEERTENGNGLHMLYSSSLDSYGSLSMGDTDYGSLSSYSSKLLPPPSTLEMIVPAHAVGKVMGKGGANIDNICKISGVVLEISDSNCSWGDRVALISGTSEQKHTGGLAAEASAVR, from the exons ATGCCTCCAgttttgtctattcctcttttGAGTTATGAGGAGAGGACTGAAAATGGGAATGGATTGCACATGCTTTATTCGAGCAGTCTCGATAGCTATGGATCTCTATCG ATGGGCGACACTGATTATGGATCTTTGTCTTCATACTCATCAAAGCT ATTGCCTCCTCCATCAACTCTGGAGATGATCGTTCCTGCTCATGCAGTGGGTAAAGTTATGGGAAAAGGCGGGGCTAATATTGATAACATCTGCAAA ATATCTGGAGTTGTTTTAGAGATCTCTGATTCAAATTGTTCTTGGGGTGATCGTGTGGCTCTAATATCTGGCACATCTGAGCAGAAGCATACAG GTGGATTGGCAGCTGAAGCTTCTGCTGTACGGTAG
- the LOC127797733 gene encoding KH domain-containing protein At4g18375-like isoform X1 — MPPVLSIPLLSYEERTENGNGLHMLYSSSLDSYGSLSMGDTDYGSLSSYSSKLLPPPSTLEMIVPAHAVGKVMGKGGANIDNICKISGVVLEISDSNCSWGDRVALISGTSEQKHTAGLLPNWTFRLEK; from the exons ATGCCTCCAgttttgtctattcctcttttGAGTTATGAGGAGAGGACTGAAAATGGGAATGGATTGCACATGCTTTATTCGAGCAGTCTCGATAGCTATGGATCTCTATCG ATGGGCGACACTGATTATGGATCTTTGTCTTCATACTCATCAAAGCT ATTGCCTCCTCCATCAACTCTGGAGATGATCGTTCCTGCTCATGCAGTGGGTAAAGTTATGGGAAAAGGCGGGGCTAATATTGATAACATCTGCAAA ATATCTGGAGTTGTTTTAGAGATCTCTGATTCAAATTGTTCTTGGGGTGATCGTGTGGCTCTAATATCTGGCACATCTGAGCAGAAGCATACAG CTGGTCTGCTTCCCAACTGGACATTTCGGCTGGAGAAATAG
- the LOC127797731 gene encoding probable 6-phosphogluconolactonase 2 isoform X4: MSRFSRLLHIWMGFALIMAAPTRVFSSTQPDRAPSVSMAEPAIHKGKVEVEVFDTEEILAVSLAKYIADLSEKYTKERGRFTVVLSGGSLIDSLRKLLEAPYVHSVDWSKWQVFWLDERVVGLDSEDSNYKLAYDGFLSKVPIPPGNVHAINGRLGAEGAAKEAAVDYEARLKHLVHTKVIDEHHPAGSPIFHLNLMGMGPDGHVASLFPEHPQLHEKHRWITFVTDSPKPPPKRITMTFPVINSSANIAMVVTGTEQAHAVSVALGKANSPHVLPVQMVRPAPGELTWFLDKAAASQL, translated from the exons ATGTCACGTTTTTCACGGCTACTGCATATATGGATGGGTTTTGCGTTGATAATGGCCGCCCCAACCCGCGTATTCTCTTCCACGCAGCCCGATCGCGCTCCGTCTGTTTCAATGGCTGAACCGGCAATTCACAAAGGAAAAGTCGAGGTAGAGGTGTTCGATACGGAGGAGATTCTGGCGGTGTCTCTGGCGAAGTACATCGCCGACCTGTCGGAGAAGTATACCAAGGAGAGAGGCCGTTTCACCGTCGTTCTCTCTGGAGGTTCTCTGATCGACTCGCTCAG GAAATTGCTAGAGGCGCCTTACGTGCATTCGGTGGACTGGTCAAAGTGGCAAGTCTTCTGGCTGGATGAGAGAGTGGTTGGTTTAGACAGTGAAGATAGCAATTATAAGCTCGCTTACGATGGCTTTCTGTCGAAG GTGCCCATTCCCCCTGGCAATGTCCATGCGATCAACGGCAGACTGGGGGCAGAGGGCGCAGCCAAGGAAGCAGCGGTTGACTACGAAGCCCGTCTCAAACATCTGGTTCACACGAAGGTAATCGACGAACACCATCCCGCTGGATCTCCCATATTCCATCTCAACCTAATGGGCATGGGTCCGGACGGCCACGTGGCTTCTCTGTTCCCGGAACATCCTCAACTCCACGAGAAGCATCGCTGGATCACCTTCGTCACGGACTCGCCAAAGCCGCCGCCCAAGAGGATTACCATGACTTTTCCGGTGATCAACTCGTCGGCAAACATTGCGATGGTGGTTACCGGGACAGAGCAAGCCCACGCAGTGAGCGTGGCGCTGGGTAAGGCCAACAGCCCTCACGTACTGCCCGTCCAAATGGTTCGCCCTGCACCAGGAGAGCTCACTTGGTTTCTAGACAAGGCTGCAGCGTCCCAGCTGTAG